The genomic window AAAGTTTCTAAGAATCCAAAGCTAATGATTCTCACTGAGATCAAAAAGAGCCAAGGATTATCTGTTTCAGAACTTTGTGAGCGTATTGGTCTCTCCTACATGGGGGTAAAACAGCATTGTGTCGCGCTCGAAAAAGAAGGTTACCTTGATACTTGGAGACGCCCCAAAGGGATGGGTCGTCCCGAGAAAGCCTATCGCCTTACAGGAGTTGCTCAGGAATTTTTCCCGACAGAATATGGGACTTTTACCACACAGGTCCTCGACTCTATTAACCAAGTTTACGGCCCTAATGCGGCAGAAAAAATCTTGCACAACATCTATCAAAACGAGACGAAAAAGTTATCGGAGCGCTTAGAAAAATTAACAGCTCTTGAAGAAAAAGCTCGTGAGCTCGCCAATTTACGTGATCAAGATGGCTACATGAGCGAATATTACTATGACCGCGACTCTGGATATCATCAAATTGTTGAGTATAATTCTCCTATTCTTTTATGTTTAGACAACTACCCCATTTTGCGTGAATTAGAAAAAGAGATGTTCACCGATTTACTATCCACTAGCATAGAACGCGATGAAGAGCGTGTGTCTGGTTTGTACAAGTGTATTTTCACAGTTCAACCATCTAGCTAGGCTCGCCTCAACACTTATCTACCAGAGCAAAGACTGGATAGAACCACTACTCTAATGCATTATTTCCTGCATGACGAAATGACTCTTGAGATTTTTGAGGCATAATCTCATGCGAATAAATGGCTTAGGTAAAAGCTCTAAAACTAGTGAAAAATCTTCTCAAAATAACTAAAATCTTAGCAAATTAGTTTCCATAATTTCCGTAACGCAATCGTAACTATCCGTATTTCCAACCACTTATGAAAGTGTTAATAACTTCTAAATAACTATAAAGAAATGAACATAACCTATTCAAAATAAGGCAGTTAGATATACTTGAAAGGCGTGAACAAAAAACAAATCCAGAATGCAATAAAAAAATTCAATCTTGACAATTGTGCGGCTAAGCAACTTTTGGCCTAAATTCGCTAGACTTAGAATTCTCTGACTAATAATTAGAGTAAACTAACCGGGTTTGGCAAAGCTTTTGCTGGCATTCAATAGACACTCCGCTACTTTGGCTAAACATGTTCTCCAATCTCGTTAACTTTATTAGCAGTGGCGGCTTTTTTAT from Verrucomicrobiota bacterium includes these protein-coding regions:
- a CDS encoding winged helix-turn-helix transcriptional regulator, which codes for MILTEIKKSQGLSVSELCERIGLSYMGVKQHCVALEKEGYLDTWRRPKGMGRPEKAYRLTGVAQEFFPTEYGTFTTQVLDSINQVYGPNAAEKILHNIYQNETKKLSERLEKLTALEEKARELANLRDQDGYMSEYYYDRDSGYHQIVEYNSPILLCLDNYPILRELEKEMFTDLLSTSIERDEERVSGLYKCIFTVQPSS